In Mycobacterium gallinarum, a single window of DNA contains:
- a CDS encoding FAD-dependent oxidoreductase, giving the protein MGRSYKHVAVIGASLGGLCAARVLSDVSERVTVYERDGLPDGPANRTAVPQGRHVHLLMARGAQEFESHFPGLLDDMVADGVPILENRPDCIHFGAAGHVLGTAHRLQDEFTAYVPSRPMLEWQIRRRVMAIENVDIVQATITEATYDAARRRVTGVLLNSGEVVSADLVVDATGRGTRLPVWLEKWGYPRPREETVDVGIAYASQRVRVPDGLVAEKVVVAGASHEHPVGVGALFYEDGVWNVTTFGIAKAEPPQDFAQMCDLVDEILPEHFSSALRRGTPLGEMAFHKYPTSRWRRYDKLQSFPDGIFPFGDAVVSFNPTFGQGMTMTAIQAGNLRKILESGVPDVANQLAKATAKTTYPVWMMTVIGDLALHDATTTDKVPFWYKPVGALFDQFLGAAETDPVLAEWFLRRFSLLDSLYMVPSARLVGRTIRHNMRALLAEKRQARSRPGQELVAGR; this is encoded by the coding sequence ATGGGGCGGAGTTATAAACACGTAGCCGTCATCGGAGCGAGCCTGGGAGGCCTGTGCGCTGCCCGGGTGCTCTCCGATGTCAGCGAGCGCGTGACGGTCTACGAGCGCGACGGACTGCCGGACGGCCCGGCCAACCGGACGGCCGTCCCGCAGGGCAGGCACGTCCACCTTCTGATGGCACGGGGAGCTCAGGAATTCGAGAGCCACTTCCCGGGCCTGCTCGACGACATGGTCGCCGACGGCGTGCCGATCCTCGAGAACCGGCCCGACTGCATCCACTTCGGCGCCGCAGGTCACGTGCTGGGGACCGCACACCGACTGCAGGACGAGTTCACCGCATACGTGCCGAGCAGGCCGATGCTGGAGTGGCAGATCCGGCGTCGCGTCATGGCGATCGAGAACGTCGACATCGTGCAGGCGACGATCACCGAGGCCACCTACGACGCTGCGCGCCGCCGTGTCACCGGCGTACTGCTCAACTCGGGCGAGGTCGTGTCGGCCGACCTCGTCGTCGATGCGACGGGCCGGGGCACCCGCCTGCCGGTGTGGCTGGAAAAGTGGGGCTATCCGCGGCCCCGCGAGGAAACCGTCGACGTGGGCATCGCTTACGCCAGCCAACGCGTGCGGGTTCCTGACGGCCTTGTCGCCGAAAAGGTTGTGGTGGCGGGTGCGTCCCATGAGCATCCGGTGGGCGTGGGCGCGCTGTTCTACGAAGACGGCGTCTGGAACGTGACCACCTTCGGTATCGCCAAGGCCGAGCCGCCGCAGGACTTTGCGCAGATGTGCGACCTGGTCGACGAGATTCTGCCCGAGCACTTCTCATCCGCGCTACGGCGGGGCACCCCGCTCGGCGAGATGGCATTTCACAAATATCCGACCAGCCGGTGGCGTCGCTACGACAAGCTGCAAAGCTTCCCCGACGGCATCTTCCCGTTCGGCGACGCCGTCGTCAGCTTCAACCCGACGTTCGGGCAGGGCATGACGATGACGGCGATCCAAGCGGGCAACCTGCGCAAGATCCTCGAGTCGGGCGTTCCGGACGTCGCAAACCAACTCGCGAAAGCCACGGCCAAGACGACGTACCCGGTGTGGATGATGACGGTGATCGGCGACCTGGCGCTGCACGACGCCACCACGACCGACAAGGTGCCTTTCTGGTACAAGCCGGTGGGCGCGTTATTCGACCAGTTCCTCGGGGCCGCCGAGACGGATCCTGTTCTGGCCGAGTGGTTTCTGCGCCGATTCAGCCTGCTCGACAGCCTGTACATGGTGCCCTCGGCGCGCCTGGTCGGCCGCACCATCCGGCACAACATGCGGGCGCTCCTTGCCGAGAAGCGTCAGGCTCGCTCGAGGCCCGGTCAGGAGCTGGTCGCCGGTCGATAG
- a CDS encoding amino acid permease, whose protein sequence is MPRRTKSVEQSIADTDEPETRLRKDLNWWDLTVFGVSVVIGAGIFTITASTTGNITGPAISISFVIAAIACGLAALCYAEFASTVPVAGSAYTFSYATFGEFVAWIIGWDLILEFAVAAAVVAKGWSSYLGTVFGFGGGTADLAGLQVDWGALLIIIFVTVILAWGTKLSAEVSLAITVIKVAVVLLVVTVGAFYIKAENFTPFVPPAQAGEGGSGTEQSLFSLLTGAGGSTYGWYGVLAGASIVFFAFIGFDIVATTAEETKNPQRDVSRGILASLAIVTVLYVAVAIVISGMVSYTELREAGEKANLATAFAANGIDWAAKIISIGALAGLTTVVIVLVLGQTRVLFAMSRDGLLPRSLAKTGKHGTPVRITLIVGALVAVTATVFPIGKLEEMVNIGTLFAFVLVSAGVIVLRRTRPDLERGFRAPGVPLLPIAAIIACVWLMLNLTALTWIRFLIWMAVGVLIYFIYGRRHSLLGKRESVSARSEEPSS, encoded by the coding sequence ATGCCGAGGCGAACGAAGTCGGTTGAGCAGTCGATCGCCGACACCGACGAACCGGAAACTCGCCTGCGAAAAGATCTGAACTGGTGGGATCTCACCGTCTTCGGGGTCTCCGTGGTCATCGGCGCCGGCATCTTCACGATCACGGCGTCAACGACGGGAAACATCACCGGCCCTGCGATTTCGATCTCGTTCGTGATCGCCGCGATCGCGTGCGGTCTGGCCGCGCTGTGCTACGCCGAGTTCGCCTCGACGGTGCCGGTGGCCGGCAGCGCCTACACGTTCTCCTATGCGACGTTCGGCGAGTTCGTCGCGTGGATCATCGGCTGGGATCTGATCCTCGAGTTCGCGGTGGCGGCCGCCGTCGTGGCCAAGGGCTGGTCCAGTTATCTGGGCACAGTGTTCGGGTTCGGCGGTGGCACGGCGGATCTGGCTGGGCTGCAGGTGGATTGGGGCGCCCTGCTGATCATCATCTTCGTGACGGTGATCTTGGCGTGGGGCACCAAACTCTCGGCGGAGGTCAGCCTGGCGATCACGGTGATAAAGGTGGCGGTCGTGCTGCTCGTCGTGACCGTCGGCGCGTTCTACATCAAGGCGGAGAACTTCACCCCGTTCGTCCCTCCCGCGCAGGCCGGCGAAGGTGGTTCCGGCACCGAGCAGTCGCTGTTCTCCCTGCTGACCGGCGCCGGGGGTAGTACGTATGGCTGGTACGGCGTGCTGGCCGGTGCGTCCATCGTGTTCTTCGCGTTCATCGGCTTCGACATCGTCGCCACCACGGCGGAGGAAACCAAGAATCCGCAGCGTGACGTGTCGCGCGGCATCCTTGCGTCCCTGGCGATCGTCACCGTCCTCTACGTCGCGGTGGCCATCGTGATCTCGGGCATGGTGAGCTACACCGAGTTGCGCGAGGCAGGTGAAAAGGCCAACCTCGCAACCGCATTCGCCGCCAACGGTATCGACTGGGCGGCGAAGATCATCTCGATCGGCGCGCTGGCGGGCCTCACCACCGTGGTGATCGTGCTGGTGCTGGGACAGACCCGTGTGCTGTTCGCGATGTCGCGCGACGGGCTGTTGCCGCGGTCGCTGGCCAAGACCGGAAAGCACGGCACGCCGGTGCGGATCACCCTGATCGTCGGTGCGCTGGTGGCGGTGACGGCAACGGTGTTTCCGATCGGAAAGCTCGAGGAGATGGTCAACATCGGCACGCTCTTCGCATTCGTGCTGGTGTCCGCCGGGGTGATCGTCCTGCGTCGCACCCGCCCGGATCTCGAACGCGGCTTCCGCGCGCCGGGCGTGCCGTTGCTGCCTATCGCGGCGATCATCGCGTGCGTCTGGCTGATGCTCAACCTCACGGCGCTGACCTGGATCCGGTTCCTCATCTGGATGGCCGTCGGCGTCCTCATCTATTTCATCTACGGGCGCAGGCACTCGCTCCTCGGCAAGCGGGAGTCCGTATCGGCACGGTCAGAAGAACCGTCGTCATAG
- a CDS encoding tetratricopeptide repeat protein, which translates to MADPHKAKALEDRSHELADAGLAAEALAACEAAVAQYRELAAADPGEYTFALAVALTNLGGALENVDAAQDTVAVQVEALRLYRQLTDADPGRYAPYVGLALTNQAGGLANQGRFSEALEAVDAALDQFSRLSPSLPSEFNPAVGQALATRAWVLMDLGRLDAALEAVRDTLTYHDRNGLTIPDLFAPELAVALYETADTLSDDDKHAEARETAGAAVELFRELTEQSSGAFDMELAHALYLLSYELSELGRYDEALAPAAEAVDLFRIQAAADPESGLPDLAMALHNRGYQLTMLERFDEAVAPGGEAVGIYRELAAADRTARTDLAEALKDHAVALYGVGRRMDASAVKQEAERL; encoded by the coding sequence ATGGCTGATCCGCACAAGGCGAAAGCGCTCGAAGACCGCTCGCATGAATTGGCTGACGCGGGTCTCGCCGCCGAGGCCCTCGCGGCCTGCGAAGCCGCTGTCGCTCAGTACCGTGAATTGGCCGCCGCCGACCCCGGCGAGTACACCTTCGCGCTCGCGGTTGCGCTGACCAACCTGGGCGGCGCGCTCGAAAACGTCGACGCGGCCCAAGACACCGTCGCTGTTCAGGTTGAAGCGCTGCGCCTGTACCGCCAGCTCACCGACGCCGACCCGGGCCGATACGCCCCGTACGTCGGCCTCGCTTTGACCAACCAGGCGGGCGGACTGGCGAATCAGGGCAGGTTCTCAGAGGCGCTCGAAGCGGTCGACGCGGCTCTCGACCAATTCAGTCGGCTCAGCCCGTCGCTTCCCAGCGAGTTCAATCCCGCCGTGGGGCAGGCGCTGGCGACGCGGGCGTGGGTGCTGATGGACCTCGGCCGCCTCGATGCCGCGCTGGAGGCGGTCCGCGACACATTGACATACCACGACCGAAACGGCTTGACCATCCCCGATTTGTTCGCCCCGGAACTGGCCGTGGCACTGTACGAGACCGCCGACACATTGTCCGACGACGACAAGCACGCGGAGGCTCGCGAAACCGCAGGCGCCGCCGTCGAACTCTTTCGTGAACTGACCGAACAGAGCTCAGGCGCCTTCGACATGGAGTTGGCACACGCGCTCTATCTGTTGTCCTACGAACTCAGTGAATTGGGCCGCTACGACGAGGCGCTGGCCCCGGCGGCTGAGGCCGTCGATCTGTTCCGGATCCAAGCCGCAGCCGACCCCGAGTCAGGTCTACCGGACTTGGCGATGGCACTGCACAACAGGGGATACCAGCTGACGATGCTCGAACGTTTCGACGAGGCCGTCGCCCCGGGCGGCGAAGCTGTCGGCATCTACCGCGAACTCGCCGCCGCCGATCGAACGGCCCGCACAGATCTCGCCGAGGCGCTCAAAGACCACGCTGTCGCGCTATACGGCGTGGGTCGGCGCATGGATGCGTCGGCCGTCAAACAGGAGGCAGAACGGCTATGA
- a CDS encoding alkane 1-monooxygenase, which translates to MRRHPVTMQMSEQEIAQWRDKKRYLWLMGLIAPTALFVVMPLVWAFNQWGWHGAAQVPFWIGPILLYILLPALDLRFGPDGQNPPDEVMERLENDKYYRYCTYIYIPFQYASVIFGAYLFTASNLSWLGFDGGLSWPAKIGLALSVGMLGGVGINTAHEMGHKKDELERWLAKVTLAQTLYGHFYIEHNRGHHVRVATPEDPASARFGETFWEFLPRSVWGSAKSSWELEAKRLERAGKSKWHWSNDVLNAWAMSVVFYGVLIAVFGVALIPYILISAVFGFTLLETVNYLEHYGLLRQKTESGRYERCAPVHSWNSDHIVTNLFLYHLQRHSDHHANPTRRYQTLRSMEGAPNLPSGYASMIALTYFPPLWRKVMDHRVLDHYDGDISRVNVHPRVRDKVLARYGTTV; encoded by the coding sequence ATGAGGAGGCACCCCGTGACCATGCAGATGTCCGAGCAAGAGATCGCACAGTGGCGCGACAAGAAGCGCTACCTGTGGTTGATGGGGCTGATCGCCCCGACCGCACTGTTTGTCGTGATGCCGCTGGTATGGGCGTTCAACCAATGGGGCTGGCACGGCGCGGCGCAGGTGCCGTTCTGGATCGGCCCGATCCTGCTGTACATCCTGTTGCCCGCCCTGGATCTGCGGTTCGGACCCGACGGTCAAAACCCGCCCGACGAGGTGATGGAGCGACTCGAGAACGACAAGTACTACCGCTACTGCACCTACATCTACATTCCGTTCCAGTACGCCAGCGTCATCTTCGGCGCGTACTTGTTCACGGCCTCGAATCTGAGCTGGCTGGGATTCGACGGTGGCCTGAGCTGGCCGGCCAAGATCGGCCTTGCGTTGTCGGTGGGCATGCTCGGAGGGGTGGGTATCAACACCGCACACGAAATGGGCCACAAGAAGGACGAATTGGAACGCTGGCTGGCGAAAGTCACGCTGGCCCAGACGCTTTACGGCCACTTCTACATCGAGCACAACCGGGGTCACCACGTTCGCGTCGCCACTCCGGAAGATCCCGCGTCGGCTCGCTTCGGTGAGACGTTCTGGGAGTTCCTGCCGCGCAGTGTGTGGGGGAGCGCGAAGTCCTCGTGGGAGTTGGAGGCCAAGCGGCTCGAGCGTGCAGGCAAGAGCAAGTGGCACTGGTCCAACGATGTGCTCAACGCCTGGGCGATGTCGGTGGTGTTCTACGGCGTGCTGATCGCGGTGTTCGGCGTGGCCCTGATTCCGTACATCCTCATTTCCGCGGTGTTCGGGTTCACGCTGCTGGAGACGGTGAACTACCTCGAGCACTACGGGCTGCTGCGGCAGAAGACCGAAAGCGGTCGATATGAACGGTGCGCACCGGTGCACAGCTGGAACTCCGACCACATCGTGACCAACCTGTTCCTCTATCACCTGCAGCGGCACAGCGATCACCACGCCAACCCGACGCGTCGCTATCAGACGCTGCGCAGCATGGAGGGGGCGCCGAACCTGCCCAGCGGCTACGCATCGATGATTGCGCTGACGTACTTCCCGCCGCTGTGGCGCAAGGTGATGGATCACCGCGTGCTGGACCATTACGACGGCGACATCAGCCGGGTCAATGTGCACCCTCGCGTCCGCGACAAGGTGCTCGCGCGGTATGGGACGACGGTCTGA
- a CDS encoding rubredoxin, protein MAAYRCPGCDYVYDEAKGAPREGFPAGTAFSDIPEDWCCPDCAVREKVDFETIGATK, encoded by the coding sequence ATGGCCGCCTACCGCTGCCCCGGTTGCGACTACGTCTACGACGAGGCGAAAGGTGCTCCGCGGGAGGGGTTTCCGGCGGGCACGGCGTTCAGCGACATCCCCGAGGACTGGTGCTGCCCCGACTGTGCAGTACGCGAGAAGGTCGACTTCGAAACGATAGGAGCAACGAAATGA
- a CDS encoding rubredoxin, producing the protein MSDFKLFICVQCGFEYDEAKGWPEDGIAPGTRWDDIPDDWSCPDCGAAKSDFEMVEVARS; encoded by the coding sequence ATGAGTGACTTCAAGCTGTTCATCTGCGTGCAGTGTGGATTCGAGTACGACGAGGCGAAGGGTTGGCCGGAGGACGGCATTGCCCCCGGAACGCGTTGGGACGACATCCCCGACGACTGGAGCTGCCCGGACTGCGGGGCCGCGAAGTCCGACTTCGAGATGGTGGAGGTGGCACGTTCGTGA
- the alkX gene encoding TetR family transcriptional regulator AlkX — MTSVARVRSSRDRRTAQRIPYAEASRVLLRDSILDGMREELLSRDWSAITLSHVAKAAGISRQTIYNEFGSRQGLAQAYALRLADRLVDQIEDAIVGNEGDVRAAFVQGFRDFFTETAADPLVISLLTGDFKPDLLQLITTDSGPIIMHCSQRLTATFVDSWVGCSDEDAGVLARAIVRLAMSYVSMPPEANHDVASDLARLMTPFAERYGVGDTS, encoded by the coding sequence ATGACTAGTGTCGCGAGGGTGAGAAGCTCTCGCGACCGCCGGACCGCGCAGCGCATCCCGTACGCCGAAGCGTCGAGGGTGTTGCTGCGCGATTCGATTCTGGACGGCATGCGCGAGGAACTGCTCAGCCGTGATTGGTCGGCGATCACGCTGTCGCACGTCGCCAAAGCCGCGGGCATCAGCCGCCAGACCATCTACAACGAGTTCGGCTCGCGGCAAGGTCTGGCGCAGGCGTACGCGCTGCGCCTGGCCGACCGGCTCGTCGACCAGATCGAGGACGCGATTGTCGGCAACGAGGGCGACGTGCGCGCGGCCTTCGTCCAGGGCTTTCGCGACTTTTTCACCGAAACGGCCGCCGATCCGCTGGTGATCTCGCTGCTGACCGGTGACTTCAAACCCGATCTGCTTCAGCTCATCACCACGGACAGCGGTCCGATCATCATGCACTGCTCTCAGCGACTCACTGCGACGTTCGTCGACAGCTGGGTCGGGTGCAGTGATGAGGACGCGGGAGTGCTGGCGCGGGCGATCGTCCGCCTCGCCATGAGCTACGTGTCGATGCCGCCCGAGGCTAATCATGATGTCGCGTCTGACCTGGCCCGTTTGATGACGCCGTTCGCCGAACGCTACGGTGTTGGGGATACCTCTTAG
- the ahcY gene encoding adenosylhomocysteinase gives MTELKVDVRNGIDYKVADLSLAEFGRKEIRLAEHEMPGLMALRREYHDVQPLKGARISGSLHMTVQTAVLIETLVALGAEVRWASCNIFSTQDHAAAAVVVGPNGTEEEPKGTPVFAWKGETLEEYWWAAEQMLTWEGEPANMILDDGGDATMLVLRGAQYEKAGVVPPAEDDDSAEWKVFLNLVRTRFETEKDKWTKIAEAVKGVTEETTTGVLRLYQFEAAGDLPFPAINVNDSVTKSKFDNKYGTRHSLIDGINRGTDVLIGGKAALVCGYGDVGKGCAEALKAQGARVAVTEIDPINALQALMDGFEVKSVEEAIGWADIVITATGNQDIITLDHMRAMKHQAILGNIGHFDDEIQMAALEKSGARRVNIKPQVDEWSFDDGKSIIVLSEGRLLNLGNATGHPSFVMSNSFSNQVIAQIELWTKNDEYDNAVYRLAKHLDEKVARIHVEALGGTLTKLTKEQAEYIGVDVEGPYKPEHYRY, from the coding sequence ATGACTGAATTGAAGGTCGACGTCCGCAACGGCATCGATTACAAGGTTGCTGACCTGTCGCTGGCCGAGTTCGGCCGCAAGGAAATCCGGTTGGCCGAGCACGAGATGCCCGGCCTGATGGCGCTTCGCCGCGAGTACCACGATGTGCAGCCGCTCAAGGGTGCGCGCATCTCGGGCTCGCTGCACATGACGGTCCAGACCGCCGTGCTGATCGAGACCCTGGTCGCGCTCGGCGCCGAGGTGCGGTGGGCGTCGTGCAACATCTTCTCCACCCAGGACCACGCGGCGGCGGCCGTCGTCGTCGGACCGAACGGGACCGAGGAGGAGCCCAAGGGCACCCCGGTCTTCGCCTGGAAGGGCGAGACGCTCGAGGAGTATTGGTGGGCCGCAGAGCAGATGCTCACCTGGGAGGGTGAGCCCGCCAACATGATTCTCGACGACGGCGGCGACGCGACCATGCTGGTGCTGCGCGGCGCGCAGTACGAGAAGGCCGGGGTCGTGCCTCCCGCCGAGGACGACGACTCCGCCGAGTGGAAGGTGTTCCTCAACCTGGTGCGGACTCGCTTCGAGACCGAGAAGGACAAGTGGACCAAGATCGCCGAGGCGGTCAAGGGTGTCACCGAGGAGACCACCACCGGTGTGCTGCGCCTGTACCAGTTCGAGGCGGCCGGTGATCTTCCGTTCCCCGCGATCAACGTCAACGACTCGGTGACCAAGTCCAAGTTCGACAACAAGTACGGCACCCGGCACTCGCTGATCGACGGCATCAACCGCGGCACCGACGTGCTGATCGGCGGCAAGGCTGCCCTGGTCTGTGGCTACGGCGACGTGGGTAAGGGCTGCGCCGAGGCCCTCAAGGCTCAGGGCGCCCGAGTCGCGGTCACCGAGATCGACCCGATCAACGCGCTGCAGGCGTTGATGGATGGCTTCGAGGTCAAGTCTGTCGAAGAAGCGATCGGCTGGGCGGACATCGTCATCACGGCGACCGGCAATCAGGACATCATCACGCTCGACCACATGAGGGCGATGAAGCACCAGGCGATCCTCGGCAACATCGGTCACTTCGACGACGAGATCCAGATGGCCGCCCTCGAGAAGTCCGGTGCCAGGCGCGTCAACATCAAGCCGCAGGTCGACGAGTGGAGCTTCGACGACGGCAAGTCGATCATCGTGCTGTCCGAGGGTCGGCTGCTGAACCTGGGGAACGCGACGGGTCACCCGTCGTTCGTGATGAGCAACAGCTTCTCCAACCAGGTGATCGCGCAGATCGAGCTGTGGACCAAGAACGACGAGTACGACAATGCGGTGTACCGCTTGGCCAAGCACCTCGACGAGAAGGTGGCGCGCATCCACGTCGAGGCGCTCGGCGGCACGCTGACCAAGCTCACCAAGGAGCAGGCGGAATACATCGGCGTGGACGTCGAAGGCCCGTACAAGCCGGAGCACTACCGCTACTGA
- a CDS encoding heme-binding protein, whose protein sequence is MLNVQTARRLAIPLFAGAASCAALLGVSPIAQADNGMNPPSCTTADLEGVRAGVDASTSAYLFTHPDLNGFMSTLSGLSREQVAEHVTTYMETHPQEKAEMTGIRQPLTDIKNHCGSIVNP, encoded by the coding sequence ATGCTCAACGTTCAGACCGCACGCCGGCTGGCGATTCCCCTGTTCGCCGGCGCGGCTTCGTGCGCCGCACTGCTTGGCGTATCTCCCATCGCGCAGGCGGACAACGGGATGAACCCGCCTAGCTGCACCACGGCCGACCTCGAAGGTGTCCGTGCAGGGGTGGATGCGTCCACGTCGGCCTATCTGTTCACTCACCCCGACCTGAATGGCTTCATGAGCACGCTTTCTGGCCTGTCACGCGAACAGGTCGCCGAGCACGTCACGACCTACATGGAGACTCATCCGCAGGAGAAGGCGGAGATGACCGGCATCCGACAACCGTTGACGGACATCAAGAATCACTGCGGTTCGATCGTGAATCCCTGA
- a CDS encoding lipase family protein → MLIALTASFVPYAHADDPTIDDHHPYFNEDEYQAFYTPPVPLPPGQPGDLIRTEPSRLVLEPSGELGMIMANGTRIMYRSTDARGNPMAVTGTYFEPHNAWPGKGPRPLIVYGPGTQGQGDQCAPSRQFNQGIHWSPWLDLAFNYEELFVSTMVARGFAIVMTDYQGLGTPGLHTYVNRVAEANAMLDAGRAAMRLPGTSLDPHGPVAFWGYSQGGGAAAAAAELASSYAPDLHVVGTYAGAPPADLKELFPYADGSALVGVVGYALNSVITTYPEFEQTIRAKMTPRGADLLYKVQDQCIAETITKFMFRHLQPYFNEDIFELVKQEPFTTLFEMQKIGKYKPNAPVMILSNRFDPLVPWGPARQLGIDWCAQGADVQFWTNEQPPFLNKLVVNHALPMLVDGERAMQWIADRFNGLPTTPNCGRF, encoded by the coding sequence ATGCTCATTGCTCTCACAGCGTCTTTCGTGCCGTACGCGCACGCCGACGATCCGACCATTGACGACCATCACCCGTACTTCAATGAAGACGAGTATCAGGCCTTCTATACGCCCCCGGTGCCGTTACCGCCCGGACAGCCGGGCGATCTGATCCGTACCGAGCCGTCGCGATTGGTGCTGGAACCGTCGGGCGAGCTGGGCATGATCATGGCCAACGGGACGCGAATCATGTACCGCAGCACCGATGCTCGCGGAAATCCGATGGCGGTGACGGGCACCTACTTTGAGCCCCACAACGCCTGGCCGGGCAAGGGCCCTCGTCCGCTGATCGTGTACGGCCCCGGCACCCAGGGGCAGGGCGACCAATGCGCGCCGTCGCGGCAGTTCAATCAGGGCATCCACTGGTCGCCGTGGCTGGACCTGGCGTTCAACTACGAGGAGTTGTTCGTCTCGACGATGGTGGCGCGAGGCTTCGCAATCGTCATGACCGATTACCAGGGTCTCGGCACACCTGGACTGCACACCTACGTGAACAGGGTCGCTGAAGCGAACGCGATGCTCGACGCCGGCCGCGCAGCCATGCGGCTGCCAGGTACGTCGCTGGATCCACATGGCCCCGTTGCCTTTTGGGGCTACTCGCAGGGCGGTGGCGCAGCGGCAGCAGCTGCCGAGTTGGCGTCGTCGTATGCGCCGGACCTCCATGTCGTGGGGACGTACGCGGGCGCGCCGCCCGCCGATCTGAAGGAACTGTTCCCGTACGCGGACGGCAGCGCGCTCGTCGGCGTGGTCGGATACGCGTTGAACTCCGTCATCACCACCTATCCGGAGTTCGAGCAGACCATCCGGGCGAAGATGACGCCGCGGGGAGCGGACCTGCTGTACAAGGTGCAGGACCAGTGCATCGCGGAGACGATCACGAAGTTCATGTTTCGGCATCTGCAGCCGTACTTCAACGAGGACATCTTCGAGCTCGTCAAGCAGGAACCGTTCACCACACTGTTCGAGATGCAGAAGATCGGCAAGTACAAACCCAATGCGCCGGTGATGATCTTGAGTAATCGCTTTGACCCGTTGGTGCCGTGGGGGCCCGCCAGACAGCTGGGTATCGACTGGTGTGCCCAAGGTGCGGATGTGCAGTTCTGGACGAACGAGCAGCCACCGTTTCTCAACAAGCTTGTGGTGAACCACGCGCTGCCGATGCTGGTGGACGGCGAGCGCGCGATGCAGTGGATTGCCGACCGATTCAACGGGTTACCGACGACGCCGAACTGCGGCCGGTTCTAG
- a CDS encoding DUF899 domain-containing protein: MTTHAVGTREQWRAAYERQLADEKELTRRATELARARQQLPWVPVDKEYVFDTTAGQRTLAELFDGRSQLIVRHFMHGPKTPEGCPGCTFETDNLVGAAPHLARRDVTFLLASRSPLPVLTAYKERMGWDVEWVSTGGSDFDVDFFEHMYVPTPRRDPGPGGGSMLDVMELMALSCFALQDDTVFHTYSTYDRGTEALNATWQLLDRAPKGRGDDFSDWPRKRDEYDT, translated from the coding sequence ATGACAACGCACGCGGTCGGGACGCGCGAACAGTGGCGCGCCGCCTATGAGCGGCAGCTGGCCGACGAGAAGGAGCTGACGCGTCGCGCGACCGAGCTTGCGCGGGCGCGGCAACAACTGCCGTGGGTGCCGGTCGACAAGGAGTACGTGTTCGACACGACGGCCGGCCAGCGCACGCTCGCCGAGTTGTTCGACGGCCGGTCGCAGTTGATCGTGCGGCACTTCATGCACGGGCCCAAGACGCCTGAGGGTTGCCCGGGGTGCACGTTCGAAACAGACAACCTGGTCGGTGCCGCGCCGCATCTGGCGCGCCGGGATGTGACGTTTCTGCTCGCGTCGCGCTCGCCGCTGCCGGTCCTCACCGCATACAAGGAGCGGATGGGCTGGGACGTGGAGTGGGTGTCGACCGGTGGCAGCGACTTCGACGTCGACTTCTTCGAGCACATGTATGTTCCGACGCCGCGGCGCGATCCCGGCCCGGGCGGCGGCAGCATGCTCGACGTGATGGAGCTGATGGCGCTGAGCTGCTTCGCGCTGCAGGACGACACCGTCTTCCACACGTATTCGACCTACGACCGCGGCACCGAGGCGTTGAACGCGACGTGGCAGTTGCTCGACCGTGCGCCGAAGGGCCGCGGTGACGACTTCTCCGATTGGCCACGCAAGCGCGACGAGTACGACACGTAG
- a CDS encoding dTMP kinase: MLIVIEGVDGAGKRTLTNGLRAAFEGARKTVTTLAFPRYHESITADLAAEALHGAHGDLAESVHAMAVLFALDRAGAKAEIARRADAYDVVILDRYVASNAAYSAARLHQGADGEVVEWVRDLEYGRLELPQPDAQILLAVPIELAAARADHRAREEADRAKDAYERDDGLQRRTGEVYAELAAANWCGQWKIVPPEVDAAKLAAELS, from the coding sequence GTGCTCATCGTGATCGAAGGTGTCGACGGCGCCGGCAAGCGCACACTGACCAACGGTCTGCGCGCCGCGTTCGAGGGCGCCCGAAAGACCGTCACCACCCTGGCCTTTCCGCGCTACCACGAATCGATCACCGCCGACCTCGCCGCCGAGGCCCTGCACGGCGCCCACGGCGACCTCGCCGAGTCGGTGCATGCGATGGCCGTGCTGTTCGCCCTCGACCGTGCCGGCGCCAAAGCCGAGATCGCTCGACGCGCCGACGCCTACGACGTGGTGATCCTCGACCGCTACGTCGCCTCCAACGCGGCCTACAGCGCCGCCCGGTTGCACCAGGGCGCCGACGGTGAGGTCGTCGAATGGGTGCGCGACCTCGAGTACGGCCGCCTCGAGCTGCCACAGCCCGACGCTCAGATTCTGCTGGCGGTGCCGATCGAGCTCGCCGCAGCACGCGCCGACCACCGGGCTCGCGAGGAAGCCGACCGCGCGAAGGACGCCTACGAGCGCGACGACGGCCTCCAGCGCCGCACCGGCGAGGTCTACGCCGAGCTGGCCGCCGCGAACTGGTGTGGACAGTGGAAGATCGTCCCTCCGGAAGTCGACGCCGCGAAGCTGGCCGCAGAGCTGTCGTAA